The Syngnathus scovelli strain Florida chromosome 21, RoL_Ssco_1.2, whole genome shotgun sequence DNA segment GTCATCTGGTTTGCGCAACATCGTTCTTTTCACCTTCTGAGCAAACATGTGAGGGGCTGATTCCAGTGCATTTATATACCTGGGAAAATTACATAACTCCAATCATGCATTTTACAGGACATCAGTTTTGTAAAACTTAGGTtctaagatggcggcgcgtgcacacgcagcggccactctctgtcccgttcggtgttttgtgagtgtttactgagtgtttgtccggcagttttgtgtatgttcgtctcgtgtgatacgtcgtgctactagtgcggcgggcatgttctgctcaacatcggcggaagtgggttttatggcgttctggactttggtgcggagagattaagggcgctcggactgcttcgtcatggagcgacgccggactggcctgctcttcctcccccggttggactgcgtcgtgagctcggactgctccgtcctggagcattgttgggatgcgtcggcagcgggtctgcgaggcagcggaagaggggccagcgcggagacatcgggccaggcttgcggccaccccacctcgcccagccgtgccttccattctactggcgtacgttcgttcgcgggacgacaagatgggttgcgttcgcctgataggatccacgaaccggacagtgcgtgcctgctgtgtgctcgtgttcacagtggcctggttgactgtcatctttccggactctgctgtgcatcgggagcggctagcgtgctatcactcttattgttcatcttcttgttttatttttcctgtgttgtttacttgtatgtgcgttgtgaactctgtcttgttaccctgggatagtgagaaacgtaatttcgatcgctttgtgtgtcttgacatgcggagtaattgacaataaaggagactttgactttgactgaggACTGATTCCTTTTAAAAGAGGATTGAGTACAGAGCCCTGAGGTACACCGTAAATATTCCAAAGCACAGATCCCAAATACTTTGTGGTCTCTCACCAAAAGCAatcctctgtgtgtgtgggtaACTTATACACATAAGCTGTCTCCCACACAGGTTTGATTGCGTTATTGTCTTTCCAGAAGTGGACGAAAAAATCGGATATTTTGCGAGCAGGCGGCAGGAGGCGCTGCAGGTTGAGCGTGTTGTCACAGGCGGGTCCAAAGCTGCCAGCCGAGATGATGGGCGTGCTTAATTTGAGACCTTTCTCAGCACTGACAGAGAGTGAAAGAGGGTATCAATAAAAATTAGGACACAGATGAGGAACATCCTTGGTGAGATGTTCGGAGATGCACTTACTCAACCAAAGGGTAAGTGGCATATGTGCAAGTGGGGCCGAGCACAGCACAGCCCAGCCTATGTGAATGCTGCGGAGAAATTACACGATCACCTCatatgcttcaaatatttccattgaatttatgtcaaaagtctacacacccctgttcaaagtaacctaaataattttaaaacatttccAACATTATTAATCTACTCAATTAAAAAATGAGAGTATAAGTAAAAACGTGTGGtagcaaaagtgtgcacaccctcttcaaAATGTCAGCACTGAAACTATTTAAAAGGACTTTAATTAACTCCACATGAAGTTCAAATGTTCTAGTAggcttttttgacatttttatgcTTCCATATCTGACTTGCGGACTATATTGACTGATTACAATGTTCCGACTGGGGTATAGTTCCTGTTTGCTTACGTCAGAGATTAAGTCGGACAAGACTATCTAACTGAGGTATGATAAAATTATCAGAGATAGTTACACTCATAAATGAATCAAATCTGAGGTGCCCTACAAATATATAAAAGAGAATTACTCTTGGAATTTGTTAAATAGAAAATACTAATATGATTATGTACAGATGTACTCACCATAAGGTTTTTTAATTTGGCCACTCCTTCACACGCGCTACTGTGGCAGCCTCTTTGTCGATAGTAGGTTGTGTTGAAACCACCAAAAGTCACCGTGAGATTGAATGTAGTGTCTTTAATATGTTGGGTGGGAAAAGAGAAAACAAGAGGAAATAGAATTTGTGCTCCTCAGTCTTATTGTtgaatatgtaaatatatatttcaaatGGGTTCTTACTGTTTTCTTGCACCGACTCGGACGCCAAGGACTTCAATATTTGTCCCCCGACAAACTTTAAGCTCCAGGGAGACTCGTCATCATCCAGAAGGATCACACTCATGGAGACGCCTCTTAAACACTGTCTGATTCCTTGATGTGATCCCATGAGAGTCACAAAAATGAACAACCACAAGGACCATCTCCAAGAAGCCATTTCCGCTGGATTTAGCCTCTTAGATTGGAAGAAAATAATCCATGAAGAAGTTGGGTCTTCAGTTTTGGTATGTTCTACAAACTGTAAAAAGGAAAAGGCATAGAAAATCCAGCAACTGACCtcttcatctgcttttgtgtgtctcgaggaaaaaaaaaaacacttctctGTCTCTCACCTCCACTTTATAAGCAGCAACTAGTTAATATACAACCAGCAGAAGGCCATATAACTTGGTCTATTGTCATGCCAAGGTCTGCGTAAATTATGAGCACAAACAGGGGCACATCGGAGATAAGCGTGGAAGCACTGTGGTTAAAGAATAAAGAAGATTGACACAAAAGAAATCCCATGAAAAAAAAGAGTGATGAAAATAGTCACCGCAATTTAATTTCTCCATTTATTTCCAACATGTTATCACACACGTTATCCAAGTGTCAAAAGACACAATCACAGTGATAAGACAcaaatggaaaaagaaaaaaaagtgcttttgacTTCTATAACAGACAAGTGAGAATCAACACATTATGCTAGAAATTCCGACCGACTGCATCGTGGAACATTTTCGACTCAACATTTAGTGAAGAGCTGCTAAAACAGCAACGTTGTGTAATATTCATAACGATAGATTAGGTAGTAATTAGTCTTAATGCCGATTAGTTCAGTGCAATAATCCAAAAGGCTTAACGTTGCTCAAAGACGTAAAAAGGCAGCCTTTAAAtagtaacaaaataaataagttaataaataatatatagtcATTGACTATCCTGTCATCATTTCTCATGTCACCCTTTTTCTTTCCCTCACACGGTCAGGTAATGCCGTCCTTTCCCATTCGATATGTTTCTATTTATAGTGTTTGTCATTCAAATATTTACTTAAATGATTACATTTTGAGCCCAATAAAACAGATTGCATCATAGCGTAAGAATATGTTGTCAAGTGGCTCATATtcgcatttttattttcattgaatTGTTTCAGAATGGCACCTCGACTTTAAGCAGACCTACAATTGAAATGAATGTAtcgtactgccccctggtggccaaagtACAATACCATTGGGCATTGATGCTTGAAAAGATGCTGTATTTGATTTCTTATGTTATTAATGCGTTTTTATGACTATAATAATGCAGTATGCTTCCTCAttcaaaaaccaaaatattttttgtgggaCTGAAACTGAATTAATTCTGTTTCCATTCAGTTCAATTGTGGTTTTCTTTCTACCTGCTGCGACTCCAACGTCTCAACCTTCACCTCTACCCGTCATGCTCCTCTCACCGAACCTcgaatttttccagtccaacccTTCTCCAAAGATCTAGGAGCTGATGAGCTGACCCGACCAAGTCTCGTGCTTGCTTCCCGGCTTCAGGTGGGTTATCACTACCTCCACCGCCTGGATCTTCTGCATCTTGGGCGGGATGGGGCACACCTTGTACGTCACCTCATCCCCTtccatcggcacatattcaccTTCAATGCTGACAGAGAGGGCACAATTTGATTAAAATGCGAGTGGATGGAtatatcaaaataaaagtacTTTGGATGAACGGATGTCTTCACTCACTCTGAGACGTGGACATAGATGTCTTCTCCTCCATGAACGGGCCGAATGAATCCGTGGCCTTGCGAGCGGGAGAAGTTCTTGCACACACCCTTAAACACAGGACCCGATTTGGCTCGTACTGTCCTGCACACATCCAGGATGGAGACAAGTGAGGAAATTTGTGGACTACAGCACTAATTGAGTCAACTTACTGTATGATCACCTTACTGGACCTTCTCCAACTTTTTACATAACTCACTTTTctccagaggaaaaaaaacttaCGCCGAATACGTGCGAGTGCGTTTGGTGGGCAGTGGGCTGGGCAGTTCTCCTCCAGGTTGTGGAGGCTTCCTCTCTCGCTCCCAAACCCTGCTTCCCTCCCGCAGGAAGGGGAAGGAGATCCGAAGCGGGGTGGGAGGAGAGGCCAGAGGCGGCGAGGGGCCCGTCGGTGACGAGGCGTCTTTGTCGGACATGTTGTGTGACGCGCAGGTTAAGGCCCATGCATGGTAGGCAGGATTAACTGAAGTAGGACAAAGAAAGATAATAAAAAGGCACCCCAATAATTGGCCCTAACAAATTACATAATGATTATATTATTTGGCAATTGATAACTACTTTGGAACAAAagagatgaaaaaaaacatggcaatcAAATTTTATTAATTCTTAAATTTGACACGCGCAGTAAATGTCGAACAATTGATTATCTTCAAAGCAGATGGCATGCACACTCACTGTTAGCTGCCCCAGTTTGATAAGTAATGTAAATAATTGAACAACTTGGCCCTCAACTCTTTTTATTGGCAAGCTTATTAAGGTCATGGAGAAGTGAGTCGACGTTTTCTTCTGTTGCTTGTCATGGCCCTGACTGACTGCCAAAATTAAACATAaatcaaattgaaaataaaaacaaacataaaaatacatcatgtatttttttaaatatatatgcaaataaaaacaaaaaaatatatacatgtagtaaaaataaaaataaaacaaatattaaaaaaaatccaaaaaatcattttttaatgACGGGTTCCTCGTattccatcatcatcatgccAGATAACAGAAGCTGGAAAGCAAGTAAGTGTCTGGCTGGGTGGAGGAAACACAGAcgaggccaaaa contains these protein-coding regions:
- the csdc2a gene encoding cold shock domain-containing protein C2a, which translates into the protein MSDKDASSPTGPSPPLASPPTPLRISFPFLREGSRVWERERKPPQPGGELPSPLPTKRTRTYSATVRAKSGPVFKGVCKNFSRSQGHGFIRPVHGGEDIYVHVSDIEGEYVPMEGDEVTYKVCPIPPKMQKIQAVEVVITHLKPGSKHETWSGQLISS